Proteins co-encoded in one Gammaproteobacteria bacterium genomic window:
- a CDS encoding prepilin-type N-terminal cleavage/methylation domain-containing protein: protein MKQRGFTLIELMVIIVVIGVLVIGASSRLNTGGLAVRGYQDALAAAARDAQRYARSSGCPTSFTIAANNYAVSTTVPCGGGAQTVQGLSGNLAGSAPAGVTASATNVTFNAYGGTAASATVTVSDGSTSRSFVIQAGSGYVNTP from the coding sequence ATGAAACAACGCGGCTTCACGCTTATCGAGCTCATGGTCATCATCGTCGTGATCGGCGTGCTGGTGATCGGCGCCAGCAGCCGCCTGAATACCGGCGGACTGGCCGTGCGCGGGTACCAGGATGCCCTGGCCGCCGCTGCACGTGATGCCCAGCGCTACGCTCGCAGCAGCGGATGCCCGACCAGCTTCACGATCGCGGCAAACAATTATGCGGTCAGTACCACCGTGCCATGCGGCGGCGGCGCCCAGACCGTCCAGGGCCTGAGCGGGAACCTGGCGGGTTCGGCACCGGCGGGCGTAACGGCAAGCGCCACCAACGTGACCTTCAACGCCTATGGCGGCACCGCGGCCAGTGCAACCGTGACGGTTTCCGACGGCAGCACCTCGCGGTCGTTCGTCATCCAGGCCGGCAGCGGCTACGTGAACACCCCATGA